One Trachemys scripta elegans isolate TJP31775 chromosome 4, CAS_Tse_1.0, whole genome shotgun sequence genomic region harbors:
- the KCNA2 gene encoding potassium voltage-gated channel subfamily A member 2: MTVATGDPTDEAAALAGHPQDTYNPETDHECCERVVINISGLRFETQLKTLAQFPETLLGDPKKRMRYFDPLRNEYFFDRNRPSFDAILYYYQSGGRLRRPVNVPLDIFSEEIRFYELGEEAMEMFREDEGYIKEEERPLPENEFQRQVWLLFEYPESSGPARIIAIVSVMVILISIVSFCLETLPVFRDDEDLHGGGMSHHPYSNSTMSYQQSTSFTDPFFIVETLCIIWFSFEFLVRFFACPSKAGFFTNIMNIIDIVAIIPYFITLGTELAEKPEDGQQGQQAMSLAILRVIRLVRVFRIFKLSRHSKGLQILGQTLKASMRELGLLIFFLFIGVILFSSAVYFAEADESESQFPSIPDAFWWAVVSMTTVGYGDMVPTTIGGKIVGSLCAIAGVLTIALPVPVIVSNFNYFYHRETEGEEQAQYLQVTSCPKIPSSPDLKKSRSASTISKSDYMEIQEGVNNSNEDFREENLKTANCTLANTNYVNITKMLTDV; encoded by the coding sequence ATGACAGTTGCTACTGGAGACCCCACAGATGAAGCGGCAGCTTTGGCAGGTCATCCTCAGGACACCTATAACCCTGAAACCGATCATGAATGCTGTGAGAGGGTGGTCATTAACATCTCGGGGCTGCGGTTTGAAACACAACTCAAGACGCTAGCTCAGTTTCCAGAGACCTTGCTAGGGGACCCTAAGAAGAGAATGAGATATTTCGATCCTCTCCGGAATGAATATTTCTTTGACCGAAACAGACCCAGCTTTGATGCTATTTTGTACTACTACCAATCGGGTGGCAGGTTAAGGAGGCCTGTCAACGTGCCCTTAGACATCTTCTCGGAGGAGATCAGGTTTTATGAACTCGGGGAAGAAGCCATGGAGATGTTCCGAGAGGATGAAGGATACATTAAGGAAGAAGAAAGGCCTTTACCGGAGAACGAGTTTCAGAGACAAGTGTGGCTGCTCTTTGAGTATCCAGAAAGCTCAGGGCCCGCCAGGATTATAGCTATTGTCTCTGTCATGGTGATTCTAATCTCCATCGTGAGCTTTTGCCTGGAAACACTGCCTGTTTTTCGGGATGACGAAGACCTGCATGGTGGTGGGATGAGCCATCACCCCTACTCCAACAGTACCATGAGCTATCAGCAGTCGACCTCTTTCACAGACCCTTTCTTTATAGTAGAGACACTTTGCATCATTTGGTTCTCCTTCGAGTTCTTGGTAAGGTTTTTCGCCTGCCCCAGCAAGGCTGGGTTTTTTACCAACATCATGAACATTATTGACATTGTAGCTATCATCCCGTATTTCATCACTCTAGGGACCGAACTGGCTGAGAAACCAGAGGATGGCCAGCAAGGCCAACAGGCCATGTCTCTGGCCATCCTTCGAGTCATCCGCTTGGTGAGAGTTTTTAGGATCTTCAAACTGTCCAGGCACTCCAAAGGGCTGCAGATCCTGGGGCAGACACTCAAGGCCAGCATGAGGGAACTAGGTCTCTTGATATTTTTCCTCTTCATTGGCGTCATCCTCTTCTCCAGCGCCGTCTACTTCGCAGAGGCTGATGAGAGCGAGTCTCAGTTTCCCAGCATCCCAGATGCGTTCTGGTGGGCTGTGGTTTCCATGACCACAGTTGGCTATGGAGACATGGTCCCCACGACCATCGGTGGGAAAATAGTGGGCTCCTTATGCGCCATTGCAGGTGTATTAACGATTGCCTTACCAGTACCAGTCATAGTGTCCAACTTCAACTACTTCTATCACCGCGAGACGGAAGGAGAGGAGCAAGCCCAATATTTGCAAGTGACCAGCTGCCCAAAGATCCCTTCTTCCCCTGACCTAAAGAAAAGCAGAAGTGCCTCCACTATTAGTAAGTCTGATTATATGGAGATACAGGAAGGTGTAAATAATAGTAATGAGGACTTTAGAGAGGAGAACTTGAAGACAGCCAATTGCACCCTGGCTAACACAAATTACGTTAATATCACCAAAATGCTAACTGATGTGTAG